Genomic window (Peromyscus leucopus breed LL Stock chromosome 15, UCI_PerLeu_2.1, whole genome shotgun sequence):
CCTCCCCTCCAAGCACTCGGCGTCCTCCCGCCCCCCCTCCGTTTGGCTCGGGGCTGCAGAGCTTGCGGGCCCGCCCCCTCGCGAGCCCCTCCCTCAGGACCCCGCGGCGgggacacacccagacacacccCCCGCCGCTGCCGCCTCTGCCGCCCTGTACCGGGTCCCGGGGCGccgcccccttccccctccagcGCCTCACCCGTGCGCCGGCTGCTCTTTGGTCGCGCgcttttctgctctctttcccCGGCTTCTGTGCCATCTCCCCGCTTAGCCAGGTCACCCTTTTCCCATGCTCCCCGACACACACGGAAGCTGCCCCAGCACCTGACTGGCCAACCCCAAGCGTTCCCGATTCTCCCTTTTGCAGCTCTCGCCCCTCCAGGGCCGACGCTAGAGAGAGAGACTTTACTCCAGGGGCTTCCTCCTCACTGGGGAATTGCTGGGAAGAGCAAACAAAAAGGCGCTGGTGTAGGCTCCAAAATAAACACCTGAATTCGTGATGGCATCGACAGAGGCTCTTAAAGGATTAaaagtttcaaaacaaacaataacgcTTTGGAAAAAGGTCAGATTGGTTAAAGTTGCTTCTTGAAAGCAGTGTTTGCACTTCCCCTGTTTACTCAATAAGTGTGTTGTAAATGCGGGGTGATAGCGTGAGCTTGTCCTGGTGTGTTGTGTAGTCTCTTAAATTTAGAGATAAATTGGATGCGCAGTGAGCCAAAGACATTGTGATACATCTGAACTACCCTCAACTTTGAGACTGTTTGATGCAATTGCAGTCTTTTAGTGTAAAATTTTAAGCTTTATTCTTGTCGGCTGTAGGGAATCAACTTCCTGGATCAAAGTAGCATCTTTGGAGTCCCCAACCCCGAGTTTGTAGGTAGAGAAAGACTTACTTAGTAGTTTTGTTGGGTAGAGAAAGATTTACTTAGTTTTTGCTAACTCTGAAAACTAGACTCCCAAGTTCTCTGCATGTTAATTGAATGCTGAAAGGGCTGTGGAATTTTTCCTAACCTACAGTTCACCTCAGAGTCTTGGATCCAAAAAGGGGGAGCTCCAGCTGGTAAGCATTTCAAAATATTGGCCTAACCTGGCATGGTAGTGGTGACACACCTCTAACACCAGCAGCATTCTTTAATCTGAGCAGAGGCaaccagatctctgagttagagaccagcctgatctacatagtgagtttccagggatagccagagctacatagaccctgtctcaaacaaacaaatgccagatgtggtggcttaatcccagcacttgggaggcagaggcaagtagctctcttgagttccaggctagcctcctctacagagcaagttccaggacagccacacagagaaaccctgtcttgaaaaaaagtgATAATACTGACAATTCACGTAGAAAATTAGTCACTTTATAGTCGTAAATAACCTGTGCCACATGTAAATTATAATCAACCTGTATATAATTGACTTTATTCTAAAACTTACTTCCTCTAGAAAAAGATAATGGATTTGTATTCAGTCTGAAATCCTTGTATTTGGTACCCTCCTTGATGAACTCCTACCTTGATGTTATATAGCTTATTAATAAAGTATGGTTGAGGCTTGAATATTAAGCAGTCTAGCAGTCACTATGTTGTTGTTGTCTTCATTGCATTTTACTGTGAAATCTAAAACGTCGTGCCAGGCTTAGCAGTTCACactaatcctagtactcaggaggtggcATCAGGAGGGTCAACACAAGTTTGAGGGCTGTATTAGAATGAGAGCTTGTTCCTACCAAAACAGAACACCTGCTGGCAAGTCCTTTTCTACAGCCAAGCACCATAAGGAAGGTGCCTCTTCATACGTGGAGATTTCCCCCagactcatgattctcctgccttggtgGCCAAGTGTTAAAATTACATATGTGTACCTGGCACTCCTGACCAAGAGACTTTGCATTGTTAGGGATGTTTGAAGTAAAAAACCCAAAGGGAGTCAAACTGGTGCTAAGAATATGGTTTGCTCTTTCAGCAGGGTTGAATGTCTGCCTGTATTTTCAGGCATGACCATGGAGAAAAGTGGGAACATACAATTGGAGATCCCTGACTTCAGCAACTctgttctgagccatctcaaccaGCTACGAATGCAAGGCCGTCTCTGTGATATTGTGGTCAATGTGCAAGGACAAGCTTTTCGGGCTCACAAAGTAGTCCTGGCTGCCAGCTCTCCTTATTTCCGGGATCACATGTCCTTGAATGAAATGAGTACTGTGTCCATTTCTGTCATCAAGAACCCTACTGTTTTTGAAcagctcctttctttctgttacaCAGGGCGGATATGCCTGCAACTAGCAGATATTATCAGCTACCTAACAGCCGCTAGTTTTTTGCAGATGCAACATATTATAGACAAATGTACACAGATCCTAGAGGgcattcatttcaaaataaatgtggCTGAGGTGGAAGCAGAATTAAGTCAAACGAGGACAAAGCTCCCAGAGAGACCTCCAGAGTCTCACAGGGTTACACCAAATCTAAACCGCTCACTTAGCCCACGACACAATGCTACAAAGGGGAACTGGAGAGGACAGGTCAGTGCTGTGCTGGATATCAGAGAGCTCAGCCCCCCTGAGGAGTCTACCAGTCCTCAGATCATCGAACAGAGTTCCGATGTAGAGAGCCGGGAGCCCATTCTTCGAATCAACAGAGCAGGACAGTGGTATGTGGAGACAGGACTAGCAGACCCGGGGCCGCAGAGTGCAGATGAAGTTAGGGTTCTTGGAGCAGTCCACATCAAAACTGAAAATCTGGAAGAGTGGCTGGGGCCCGAGAATCAGCCTTCTGGAGAAGATGGGAGCAGTGCAGAGGAGGTCACAGCCATGGTAATTGACACCACAGGCCACGGCTCTATAGGACAAGAAAGTTACACTTTAGCGACTTCAGGAGCCAAGGTAGCCCGGCCAACCAGCAGTGAAGTTGATAGGTAAGTTTTGTTTTCCCATTTAAAGCTATTGTGTAAACATCGTTAAATGAGCCTTCTGTGTTACAGAGAGCATTTTTCTTGCCTGATGTTCCTATTCGACTTACTTTGGGAGACTGGAAATATGTCAAAAGACATTGCATTTTTTCAAAGCAGGAAGCTCCAGGTTCTGAAGTATTCACGATGTTATGAGAACTATGGTAAAATCAGCCACTTCCATGAATCAGATAGCATCTGCAGCCACTCTAGGATCAATTATTGCCAGAGCCCTCTCTGGATTCTAGGCAAAGAGCTGATTGTCAGCAGGTGTCTGGTAACACTGCCCTTTCTCACATAGCATCACACAGGTAGgtaactgtggtggtaatctaattgtactgaaatattattttgattgtatgttaataaataaagttgtctgggggtcagagctattagagccatagcaagagtgtggcggtggtggcacacgcctttaatcccatagatatctgtgtgttcagggtcagagctattagagccatagcaagactgtggcggtggtggcacacgcctttaatcccatagatatctgtgtgttcagggtcagagctattagagccatagcaagagtgtggcggtggtggcacacgcctttaatcccataagatctctgtgtgttcagggatacagccagcattggagacatatgcctttaagacctagggggctgtacattcagacagtgacgaggcagtcatgtgtttgggtttacaaccaatgagaaggcagaacaacatactataaaataaacgaaccgacaggaagtaggtctcttttcgagaagctgggacagcagaaggaagggtgagatttagctctgagctctgacctctcggctttctcttttacattgtttcttatttaataagacggttggttacatctacaggtaacCTTGGGAAGTTTTACTTTCCTTATAGCACTTTGTATTATTTCTCTTTGCCCTTGCCTACCAAGTTAGAGATAGCCTGGTACCATCAGTAATTgttcttttttcaaattaaatataGTACAGTAATTCTAGAGAAAAGCTTTTTGGATGTTTTTCAAGTGTCTTCTCACCTAGTGATGTTTCCCTTGAATCTGCTACTCTCTGAGGCCTGAGAGTGTCCTCACcagtatggccatggcctatggtcttcactgttttctttcttatatgtCAAATCTGTTAGAACATTTCCTTTTGATGGAAATAGCACTATCTTTCATCTAgtcaactgaaagaaaaatgttactaGTTTAGATTGGTAACAtcttatgttctttttttattttcacttatttgtttattgagaaaaggtttctgtagcccaggctgttctagaacgcagggcagtcctcctgcctcagcctcctgagtgctgggattactgccATGAGCCACCAAGTTtggattttggtggtggtggtggtggtggtggtggtgttttgttttgtttttgagacacggtgACTGtgcaggaactcactctgtagaccaggctgtcctggaattcacagatacctgcctgcctctgcctcccgaatattggaattaaaggagtgtaccaccactgcctggctcatgtttggattttttttttgagacagggtctcacttcatAGTTCAAAATGGTTTATAGCTTACTAAGTAGTCTAAACTAGCCACAAACTCATGCATTCTTCCTACCTTAGGCTCCCAGGCCCTAGATTACAGGCTGGCTTATTCTCTTTCCTGCTTGAAATAGATTGAAATGGGTAAAGGCATTTAGAGccaagcctgaccatctgagttcaagctctgggacctacatggtagaaggaaagagttACTGATAAGTTGTCGTCTGACACACACGctggcacacacatgcctctcatgaacaaacaaataagtgtGAAATTGATCTGGGAGCAATTAAAACCAACTAACTAATTTCTTTGGTTTATAGCTGATCATGTAGACATTTAGTAGGATTTTAGCCACGTAGGTGGTCTTGATTTGAGTATTTCCCATCATGTAACCTTAGTAATGTAAATATTCTTGAGCAAAGAATACATATTCATCCCCAGTACTGGTAACTGTTGTCCTCCTGGATTAGAACTATAGCAGAAGTACTACCTTcttaaatgccaaaaaaaaaaaaaaaaaagctttagtcTCTATGAACTCTGAGTAGATTACCATAAGAGATGGAACAGCCAAAACACCAATAGTTAATGTGAGAGAACCAAAATCTCCAGGCAGCATGGagcatgcctggaatcctagcacttgggaggttgaaccAGAAAGATTGCTGAGTTCAGCCTAGAGCCTAGCCTGTGTAGTGAGTACCAGGCCACTCAAGGCTTCATAGCAAGACCATAGttcataaaagcaaaacaaaactacagactGGGTTTCATGTATGTTTTTACTCCCTTTTCAGTACTTACTAGAGTAGAAAGCTTGTATGTAGCTTTAGCTTCACCTTTCCTTATGGTCTGTTTGCTTCGtcactttgaaaatatttgtttgatTTAGTCCCATTCCTCAGCTGTGATATAGAGGAGAAACAGCATTCAAGGTCTTTGGCACTGCTTGTCTATTGGTCCCCTGTATGCTCCTTTTCCAACAGATTTAGTCCCTCCGGCAGTGTTGTTTCCGTGACAGAAAGATACAGAGCCAGAAGTGAGTCTCCTGGGAGAATGGATGAGCCTAAGCAACTTAGCTCCCAGGTATGTAATTCTGGATTTAGGATTGCTGTGTTGCTTGAAGAACTTGTCACTGAATAAACAGAATAGAATGAATAAGAAAGATTAGAACAAACAACGTGGCCTGTTAAATACT
Coding sequences:
- the Zbtb37 gene encoding zinc finger and BTB domain-containing protein 37; protein product: MTMEKSGNIQLEIPDFSNSVLSHLNQLRMQGRLCDIVVNVQGQAFRAHKVVLAASSPYFRDHMSLNEMSTVSISVIKNPTVFEQLLSFCYTGRICLQLADIISYLTAASFLQMQHIIDKCTQILEGIHFKINVAEVEAELSQTRTKLPERPPESHRVTPNLNRSLSPRHNATKGNWRGQVSAVLDIRELSPPEESTSPQIIEQSSDVESREPILRINRAGQWYVETGLADPGPQSADEVRVLGAVHIKTENLEEWLGPENQPSGEDGSSAEEVTAMVIDTTGHGSIGQESYTLATSGAKVARPTSSEVDRFSPSGSVVSVTERYRARSESPGRMDEPKQLSSQVEESAMMGVSGYVEYLREQEVSERWFRYNPRLTCIYCAKSFNQKGSLDRHMRLHMGITPFVCRMCGKKYTRKDQLEYHIRKHTGNKPFHCHVCGKSFPFQAILNQHFRKNHPGCIPLEGPHSISPETTVTSRQAEEGSPSQEETVAPGECAQGSVSTTGPD